Proteins encoded within one genomic window of Phototrophicus methaneseepsis:
- a CDS encoding HU family DNA-binding protein — MSLNKNKMVREIGRRTRLKNRDVQLVLETLIDVWTEELVAGGRIELANFLTMECREIERRANAGILKHSNGNKVVPNRYHRRILVRFSKHIRQRLNTDE; from the coding sequence ATGAGTTTGAACAAAAACAAGATGGTACGCGAAATCGGGCGACGTACACGCCTAAAAAATCGGGATGTGCAGTTGGTTTTAGAAACACTCATTGACGTATGGACGGAAGAACTTGTCGCGGGTGGGCGCATTGAGTTGGCGAATTTTCTAACAATGGAATGTAGAGAAATTGAGCGAAGGGCTAATGCTGGTATTTTAAAACATAGTAATGGAAACAAAGTTGTGCCAAACCGCTATCATCGTCGCATTTTAGTTCGCTTCAGCAAGCATATTAGACAAAGACTCAACACAGATGAATGA
- a CDS encoding type IV secretory system conjugative DNA transfer family protein gives MLYWLFTEGRDILSSLITPLLCLSLLMPLIVSAIMGAGIQRSSETQGDSGWKHTAKWLTIAVLLLAVTSIYLMFLSDMAIQPIRGKTTANNLIRLIVGGPENIHHMRLFMFGMMLGFLWMLITIGLQSGLKNGGWLRERVDRLRTPRVKRGALGSSHFCSQREYKRFRREDPEGLILLGAFWGENKQRLDLGTGRFCLGGEDIARGILTLGGPGSGKTQGIILPAIADRMLSGHSLVVADPQGEITSHILKYASVTRHLVVVHDPTSPIGPRYNLAEGIDNVSDARAIADVLVPSAQGDNKFWTDSAAALLAACLIRFPNLGEIYNAMNDLKALAQKLAEKKDDAALLANSFIASVGSDGKVASNVVATLATALTGWASTEVRDNTAASDFDAELIVEQPTVVVLTCPGRMRAVYASYLGATLRKVMLDLDTIGERNKGPLPMPVGVILDEFPTLGKLDSLVADVNLVRKRRISILIGAQTKGQFHMIYGSEGTQALFTGLATQVIYGGCDADTAEFYSKASGTATTDANADDPNSHLRQRPLLTVDEVITPQVGNCTIFARYVEAGFATQVVLNARLTRFYERQDWKQHLKAGESITPLLLERGISLRIEPPSPQQEEAKHDKLREAAQSAMDKAGTVQFTGLSTMRRNFEERKEQMEVIEA, from the coding sequence ATGCTGTATTGGTTATTCACAGAGGGACGCGACATACTCAGCAGTCTGATTACCCCACTTCTATGCTTGAGTCTCCTTATGCCACTCATCGTCAGTGCGATAATGGGTGCAGGTATCCAGCGTAGCAGTGAAACACAGGGGGATTCGGGTTGGAAGCACACAGCCAAGTGGCTGACAATTGCCGTTTTGCTGTTGGCTGTGACAAGCATTTATCTCATGTTCTTGAGTGATATGGCAATCCAACCTATTCGCGGAAAAACAACAGCAAACAACTTAATTCGATTGATAGTTGGCGGTCCTGAAAACATCCATCACATGCGTTTGTTCATGTTCGGGATGATGCTGGGTTTCCTCTGGATGCTCATCACAATTGGCCTGCAGAGTGGTCTAAAAAATGGTGGTTGGCTCCGTGAGCGGGTAGACCGTCTAAGGACACCGCGTGTGAAGCGTGGCGCATTGGGTTCCTCTCACTTTTGCAGCCAGCGTGAATACAAACGCTTTCGTCGAGAAGATCCCGAAGGCTTGATTCTGCTTGGTGCGTTCTGGGGCGAAAACAAACAACGACTTGATCTCGGTACAGGACGCTTCTGCTTGGGCGGTGAAGATATTGCACGCGGCATTCTGACTCTGGGTGGTCCGGGTTCTGGTAAGACACAGGGGATTATCTTGCCTGCCATTGCTGATAGAATGCTATCGGGGCATTCACTGGTCGTCGCTGACCCGCAGGGTGAAATCACATCTCACATCCTGAAATATGCGTCTGTTACCCGTCATCTGGTTGTCGTTCATGATCCCACATCACCGATTGGTCCGCGCTACAATCTCGCCGAAGGAATTGATAACGTCTCGGATGCTCGTGCAATTGCCGATGTACTTGTACCCTCAGCGCAGGGAGATAACAAGTTCTGGACGGATAGTGCTGCGGCATTGCTGGCTGCCTGCTTAATTCGCTTTCCCAATCTTGGCGAAATCTACAATGCCATGAATGACCTTAAAGCATTGGCACAAAAACTTGCTGAGAAAAAAGATGACGCGGCACTACTGGCAAATAGCTTCATCGCTTCTGTAGGGTCAGATGGCAAAGTGGCATCCAATGTGGTGGCAACTTTAGCGACTGCTCTCACTGGATGGGCTTCTACTGAAGTCCGTGATAACACGGCTGCTTCCGACTTCGATGCAGAGTTGATCGTCGAACAGCCTACTGTTGTAGTTCTGACATGTCCAGGCAGGATGCGAGCCGTGTATGCCTCCTATCTTGGTGCAACCCTGCGTAAAGTGATGCTTGATCTGGATACCATTGGCGAACGCAATAAGGGACCGCTTCCGATGCCAGTTGGTGTCATCCTCGATGAGTTCCCTACACTTGGCAAGCTGGATTCGCTGGTTGCCGATGTCAATCTTGTGCGTAAGCGTCGCATCTCGATTCTCATTGGCGCACAGACCAAAGGGCAGTTCCACATGATTTATGGCAGTGAAGGCACACAGGCATTGTTCACAGGTCTGGCGACGCAGGTGATCTATGGTGGTTGCGATGCAGATACTGCCGAGTTTTATAGCAAAGCAAGTGGAACAGCAACTACCGATGCCAACGCCGATGATCCCAACAGTCATCTTCGCCAGCGTCCATTACTCACCGTCGATGAAGTGATTACACCACAAGTTGGGAACTGCACCATCTTCGCACGGTATGTCGAAGCAGGATTTGCCACACAGGTTGTCTTGAACGCTCGGTTGACCCGTTTCTATGAACGGCAGGACTGGAAACAGCATCTCAAAGCAGGTGAGAGCATCACGCCATTGCTCTTGGAACGTGGAATATCTCTCAGGATTGAACCACCATCGCCACAACAAGAAGAAGCAAAGCACGACAAACTACGTGAAGCGGCTCAATCTGCAATGGACAAAGCTGGCACTGTGCAGTTTACAGGATTATCTACCATGCGCCGTAATTTTGAAGAACGTAAGGAACAGATGGAGGTCATAGAAGCATGA
- a CDS encoding type I restriction-modification system subunit M — protein sequence MTINGQAKLTQTQLESHLFEAANILRGPVDASDFKAYIFPLLFFKRLCDVFDEETSDAKATHGEVFPEDHRFKIPSGCHWIDVRHTASNLGNTLEYAFGQIQSANPDKLYHIFGDAQWSNKRRLSDALLKDLVEHFSQLRLSRSAVDPDVLGRAYEYLIKKFADLTNKKAGEFYTPRSVVTLMVDILDPKDTDTVYDPACGTGGMLLEAVHHVKESGGDIRLLFGRLYGQEKNLTTSSIARINLLLNEIDDFHIQRGDTLRQPAFYEGDQLAQFDCVIANPPFSLKNWGHKIWEADPFGRNFAGLPPATNGDYAWIQHMIKSTAPITGRTAVVLPHGVLFRMGKEGKLRRNILEKDMLEAVIGLGPNLFYGTGLSACILVFRMRKKPQRQENVIFIDASELYRKGRNQNTLESEHRAKILDWYKNYQNVEGAVQVVSINDIAANDWNLNIPLYVEPVIEEETITVEEALSKLNQSLNEAYAAEDALKELLMKAGLI from the coding sequence ATGACAATTAATGGACAAGCAAAACTAACACAAACTCAACTAGAATCGCATTTATTTGAAGCTGCGAATATCTTGCGCGGTCCTGTTGATGCTTCTGATTTCAAGGCATATATTTTTCCGCTTTTGTTTTTCAAACGACTATGTGATGTGTTTGATGAAGAAACAAGCGACGCCAAAGCTACTCATGGCGAAGTATTTCCTGAAGATCATCGGTTCAAGATTCCATCAGGATGTCACTGGATTGATGTACGTCATACCGCTTCCAATTTGGGGAACACGCTAGAATATGCTTTTGGACAAATTCAAAGTGCAAATCCTGATAAGCTGTATCACATATTTGGAGATGCTCAGTGGAGTAACAAAAGACGCTTATCAGATGCATTGCTCAAGGATCTAGTCGAACATTTTTCGCAGCTTAGATTATCACGTAGTGCAGTTGATCCCGATGTACTGGGAAGAGCATACGAGTATCTCATCAAAAAATTCGCAGACCTGACCAATAAAAAGGCTGGAGAATTTTATACACCCCGTAGTGTTGTCACTTTAATGGTTGATATTCTTGACCCAAAGGACACCGATACAGTCTATGATCCTGCCTGCGGAACCGGGGGAATGTTACTGGAAGCTGTTCATCATGTAAAAGAATCTGGCGGCGATATACGTTTGTTGTTCGGGAGGCTTTACGGGCAGGAAAAAAACCTAACTACATCAAGCATTGCACGCATCAATTTGCTTCTGAACGAGATTGATGACTTCCATATACAGCGTGGTGATACACTTCGGCAACCTGCATTCTATGAAGGAGATCAACTCGCTCAATTCGACTGCGTGATCGCAAATCCGCCATTCTCCCTGAAAAATTGGGGCCACAAAATATGGGAAGCTGATCCCTTTGGACGCAATTTTGCAGGTTTACCCCCCGCGACGAATGGTGACTATGCGTGGATACAACACATGATCAAATCCACAGCACCTATCACAGGGCGAACTGCTGTTGTGTTACCTCATGGTGTTTTGTTTCGTATGGGAAAAGAGGGGAAACTTCGTCGCAATATTCTTGAAAAAGATATGTTGGAAGCGGTGATCGGTTTAGGTCCTAATCTATTCTATGGAACTGGACTATCTGCCTGCATTTTGGTTTTTAGAATGCGTAAAAAGCCGCAACGACAAGAGAATGTGATTTTCATTGATGCCTCCGAATTGTATCGCAAAGGTCGAAACCAGAATACTCTCGAATCTGAACACAGGGCGAAGATACTTGACTGGTACAAAAACTATCAGAATGTTGAAGGTGCGGTTCAAGTAGTATCAATCAACGATATTGCGGCAAATGATTGGAATTTGAATATTCCTCTATATGTTGAACCCGTGATTGAAGAAGAAACCATTACTGTAGAAGAAGCTTTGAGCAAATTGAATCAGTCTCTCAATGAGGCTTATGCGGCTGAAGATGCCCTCAAAGAACTTTTAATGAAGGCAGGTCTAATTTGA
- a CDS encoding type I restriction-modification system subunit M — translation MTTPTITQSELENYLWGAATLLRGYIDAGDYKQFIFPLLFFKRLCDVYDEEAEHAKADHGAVFREDHWLELEIPDGSHWDDVRQQATNVGMAIQSAMRTIESTNQELFGIFGDAPWTNKQRLSDATLRDLIEHFSTQELSLSRVSEDMLGQAYEYLIKKFADDSGHTAAEFYTNRTVVQLMTRLLEPQTGESVYDPTCGSGGMLLATAMELREQGKEFRNLRLYGQEINLITSAMARMNLFMHGFEDFEIIRGNTLSNPYFIRDDELRQFDIILANPPYSIKQWDRDAWVNDSFGRNFLGVPPQGRADYAFLQHILKSLKPMSGRAAILFPHGVLFREEERDMRTRLVEDFDLVECVIGLGPNLFYNSPMEACIMICRRNKDSKRQNHILFINALDLVTRRQAQSFLEPEHIEEIVQAYRQFEDIENFAKVVKVDEILKNRGSLSIQLYVRSSLSDNEDERPLDAVIEDWQTSSKNLRQSMSELFKKLEYKPETDQSSKNGVAPKNMIEEIRDTNSEKVEE, via the coding sequence TTGACAACACCGACAATCACACAGTCGGAACTCGAAAACTATCTCTGGGGTGCTGCAACTTTACTCCGAGGGTATATTGACGCTGGCGATTACAAACAATTTATTTTCCCGCTTTTATTCTTTAAGCGGCTTTGCGATGTATATGATGAAGAAGCAGAACATGCAAAAGCTGATCATGGCGCGGTATTTCGAGAGGATCATTGGCTTGAGTTAGAAATCCCTGACGGATCGCATTGGGATGATGTTCGTCAACAAGCAACAAACGTCGGTATGGCGATACAAAGTGCAATGCGAACCATTGAAAGCACTAATCAGGAACTGTTTGGTATTTTTGGCGATGCTCCCTGGACAAACAAACAACGCCTGTCTGACGCGACTCTGCGCGACCTAATTGAGCACTTTTCAACACAAGAGTTGTCATTATCCCGCGTTTCAGAAGATATGTTAGGGCAGGCATACGAATATCTCATCAAGAAATTCGCCGATGATAGTGGACATACCGCTGCGGAGTTCTACACAAATCGCACAGTTGTACAGCTTATGACAAGGTTGTTGGAACCACAAACAGGTGAGAGCGTCTATGATCCTACCTGTGGTTCCGGGGGAATGCTTCTTGCAACGGCAATGGAACTGCGAGAACAGGGCAAAGAATTCCGAAATTTACGTCTTTATGGTCAAGAGATCAATCTCATCACATCAGCAATGGCGCGTATGAATCTGTTTATGCACGGGTTTGAGGATTTTGAGATTATTCGAGGGAATACATTGTCAAATCCGTACTTTATTCGAGATGATGAATTACGCCAATTTGACATTATATTGGCTAATCCACCCTACTCGATCAAACAGTGGGATCGAGATGCATGGGTAAATGATTCTTTCGGGCGTAATTTTCTCGGTGTCCCTCCACAAGGACGTGCAGATTATGCTTTCCTACAGCACATTCTTAAAAGCCTGAAGCCAATGAGTGGGCGTGCTGCCATCTTGTTTCCACATGGTGTATTGTTTCGTGAAGAAGAACGGGATATGCGGACTCGTTTGGTCGAAGATTTCGATTTGGTGGAGTGTGTAATTGGGTTAGGACCAAACCTATTTTACAATTCTCCTATGGAAGCCTGTATTATGATTTGCCGACGGAATAAAGATTCCAAACGACAAAATCACATCTTATTTATCAATGCACTAGATCTTGTCACCCGTCGTCAAGCACAGAGTTTTCTTGAACCCGAACATATTGAGGAAATTGTGCAGGCATACCGTCAATTCGAGGATATTGAGAACTTCGCTAAAGTTGTCAAAGTTGACGAAATTCTTAAAAATCGTGGCAGTTTGAGTATTCAACTCTACGTTCGATCTTCTCTATCTGACAATGAAGACGAAAGACCGTTGGATGCTGTCATAGAAGATTGGCAGACAAGTTCAAAGAATTTACGTCAGTCTATGAGCGAGTTGTTCAAAAAACTCGAATATAAACCGGAAACTGATCAATCCTCTAAAAATGGCGTAGCCCCTAAGAATATGATCGAGGAAATACGAGACACAAATTCAGAGAAAGTTGAGGAATGA
- a CDS encoding restriction endonuclease subunit S: MSQQSTLPSGWDVHRFDEIAESINERILPEDADGLLYVGLEHLEPESLKIRQWGTPDDVDAQKLRFYPGDIIFGKRRFYQRKLAVAEFDGICSAHAMVLRAKSDVVLPEFFPFFMQSEEFFRRAMSISVGSLSPTINWRTLARQKFALPPMDEQQRIAEILWSVEKTYRSYDVSLSDAIRAKDSLLTRLTLQGQDVHDFQHSKIGDIPKHWRLATIGDVLESSQYGLSVRADDEGKYPIFRMMNIEDGVIVENDMKYVDLTPSEFDSYSLMPGDILFNRTNSIDLVGKVGIYRLEGNHVFASYLIRLRADRDHIIPEYMNYYLNSKLGQHQIRRYITAGVSQANVNATNLQRVLIPLPPIEEQNIAVNTLAEFDDNILHIREHLEELQALKRYLISSILENYQIEALHV; encoded by the coding sequence ATGAGTCAACAATCCACACTTCCAAGCGGATGGGATGTCCATCGTTTTGATGAAATTGCAGAGAGTATCAATGAGCGAATACTACCTGAAGATGCAGATGGCTTACTATATGTTGGCTTAGAACATCTGGAACCAGAATCACTGAAAATTCGTCAGTGGGGTACTCCTGACGATGTTGATGCACAAAAGCTACGTTTTTATCCAGGTGACATTATTTTTGGTAAACGTCGTTTTTATCAACGGAAATTAGCTGTAGCAGAATTTGATGGAATATGCTCAGCTCATGCAATGGTATTACGTGCCAAATCAGATGTAGTATTGCCAGAGTTTTTCCCCTTTTTTATGCAAAGTGAAGAATTCTTCAGACGAGCGATGTCAATCTCGGTAGGATCGCTATCACCGACTATCAACTGGAGGACACTAGCCCGACAAAAGTTTGCTCTGCCACCAATGGACGAACAACAACGAATTGCTGAGATTTTGTGGTCAGTAGAAAAAACATATCGAAGTTATGATGTTTCACTAAGTGATGCTATAAGAGCTAAAGACTCTTTACTCACAAGACTTACACTTCAAGGTCAAGATGTTCACGATTTTCAACATAGCAAAATAGGGGACATTCCCAAGCATTGGCGATTAGCCACCATAGGTGATGTGCTTGAATCAAGCCAATATGGACTTTCAGTCCGGGCTGATGACGAGGGGAAATATCCTATTTTCAGGATGATGAATATTGAAGATGGTGTGATTGTTGAAAACGACATGAAATATGTTGATCTGACCCCAAGTGAATTTGATAGTTATAGTTTAATGCCGGGCGATATTTTATTTAACAGAACTAACAGTATTGACCTTGTAGGCAAAGTGGGTATCTACAGATTAGAAGGAAATCACGTTTTTGCTTCCTATTTGATTAGGTTACGGGCTGACCGAGATCATATTATACCTGAGTACATGAATTACTATTTGAACTCAAAGTTAGGTCAGCATCAAATCCGACGCTATATAACTGCTGGTGTCAGTCAAGCAAATGTTAATGCAACAAATTTACAACGTGTTTTAATTCCTCTACCACCTATTGAAGAACAAAATATCGCTGTGAATACACTGGCAGAATTTGACGATAATATTCTGCATATTCGAGAACATCTAGAAGAATTACAAGCCTTAAAAAGGTACTTAATATCATCAATTTTAGAAAATTATCAGATCGAGGCGCTTCATGTTTAA
- a CDS encoding type I restriction endonuclease subunit R: protein MFNEANSVEAFVLDILVHQLGWEFIPAKELGRKIDDVFLMGELIDALTRLNPEIAAHPEYADDVIHHLNAILLSVQSDGLVRANEHFTEWLRDDLTMPFGENNDHVPVRLIDFKDLTNNRYIVTQQVTFKPAKVEKRFDIVLYVNGIPLVVGEAKTPTREAISWFDGAEQIQKYEETVPSFFVPNLFSFATEGKTYRYGSVRMPLDLWGPWRDEDDDRYLDGLEAVQASVEGMFRKEVLLDIQRYFTVFSASKHRKVKIICRYQQYQGANKIVERVRLGLKLNQALRGLIWHFQGSGKSLLMVFAAQKLRLDPELKNPTVLVVVDRIDLDTQISNTFNAADIPNTVSTDSRDELQRWLAQDMRKIIITTIYKFRESNSILNDRSNIIVLVDEAHRTQEGDLGNQMRDALPNAFLFGLTGTPINKRDRNTFWAFGAEHDEGGYLSRYSFEDSIRDEATLPLHFEARLIELRIDREAIDEAYANITGHLTEEDQANLAKMAGKMSVLIKTKERVQRIVADIVQHFRRQIEPNGFKAMIVAFDREACVMYKSELDKHLSPEASEIIMTVNSGEDEYKPYDRSKTDEEDMLDNFRDPAHPLKVIVVTSKLLTGFDAPILQAMYLDKPIKEHNLLQAICRTNRVYPRSDDRPAKTHGLIVDYIGVFDEVARSLTIVDEEIRRVVENIDKLRDQLSPAVEKCLQFFPDVDRTIGGYEGLMAAQQCLPNNDIRDQFAADFSVLARLWEALSPDPVIVPHREDYRWLSQVYQSVKPPSGQGKLLWHALGTKTLELIHENVHVETVRDDLDTLVMDAQFLEDLLSGKNPEQAKILEFKIIARLQKHKNDPQFIALGYRLEKLREKHERGLVASIEFLKTLLDIAKDVVRAEKSVETVIAAREEEGIAALTELLNAIKGDETPVMVERIVQDIDEIVRVVRFPGWQQTNAGKREVKRSLRGALQKYQLHKDQDLFDKAYEYIEEYY, encoded by the coding sequence ATGTTTAACGAAGCCAACAGCGTAGAAGCATTTGTACTGGATATTCTTGTTCATCAGTTGGGATGGGAATTTATTCCAGCAAAAGAATTGGGTCGCAAAATTGATGATGTTTTTCTCATGGGAGAACTCATTGATGCACTTACCCGTCTCAATCCAGAGATCGCCGCTCATCCAGAATATGCCGATGATGTTATTCATCATCTCAATGCAATTTTGCTCTCTGTGCAGAGCGATGGTCTTGTGCGGGCTAACGAGCACTTCACAGAATGGCTGCGGGACGATCTCACTATGCCTTTCGGAGAGAACAATGATCACGTACCTGTTCGCCTTATTGATTTCAAAGACCTGACAAATAATCGATACATCGTTACTCAACAGGTGACTTTCAAACCTGCGAAGGTTGAAAAACGATTCGATATTGTATTGTATGTGAACGGTATTCCACTTGTTGTTGGTGAAGCGAAGACCCCAACACGGGAAGCTATTAGCTGGTTTGATGGTGCGGAACAAATTCAGAAATACGAAGAAACCGTACCCAGCTTTTTCGTCCCTAACCTATTTTCGTTTGCTACCGAAGGCAAAACTTACCGCTATGGTTCTGTGCGTATGCCGCTTGATCTGTGGGGACCATGGCGCGATGAGGATGATGATCGTTACCTTGATGGACTAGAAGCTGTGCAAGCATCTGTTGAGGGTATGTTCCGAAAAGAAGTCCTGCTCGATATTCAACGCTACTTCACAGTATTCTCGGCATCCAAACACCGCAAAGTCAAAATTATCTGTCGATACCAGCAGTATCAAGGCGCAAATAAAATCGTTGAGCGTGTTCGGCTCGGACTTAAACTCAATCAGGCATTACGCGGACTAATCTGGCATTTTCAGGGATCGGGTAAATCTTTATTGATGGTATTCGCGGCTCAAAAGCTACGTCTTGATCCAGAGCTGAAAAATCCTACCGTTCTAGTAGTTGTAGATCGTATAGACCTCGATACCCAAATCAGTAATACCTTCAATGCGGCGGATATCCCAAATACAGTCAGTACAGACAGTCGTGATGAACTTCAGCGATGGCTGGCTCAGGATATGAGAAAAATCATTATCACGACAATATATAAATTCCGTGAATCGAATAGTATTCTAAATGATCGTTCAAATATCATCGTTCTGGTTGATGAAGCACACCGTACTCAGGAAGGTGATTTGGGTAATCAGATGCGAGATGCACTACCCAATGCCTTTTTATTCGGATTGACAGGTACTCCCATCAATAAACGTGACCGTAACACATTCTGGGCTTTCGGAGCAGAGCATGATGAAGGAGGATACCTCAGTCGTTATTCCTTTGAGGATAGTATTCGTGATGAAGCCACCTTGCCTCTTCATTTTGAGGCACGGTTAATTGAACTACGTATAGATCGAGAAGCAATTGATGAAGCCTATGCCAATATCACAGGGCATTTAACGGAGGAAGATCAAGCCAACCTTGCAAAGATGGCAGGCAAGATGTCTGTACTCATCAAAACTAAAGAGCGAGTACAACGCATCGTTGCAGATATTGTTCAACATTTTCGGCGACAAATTGAACCAAATGGCTTTAAGGCAATGATCGTTGCATTTGACCGTGAAGCATGTGTCATGTACAAGTCAGAGTTGGACAAACACCTCTCACCCGAAGCGAGTGAAATTATCATGACGGTCAATAGTGGTGAAGATGAGTATAAGCCATATGATCGCTCCAAAACTGACGAGGAAGACATGCTCGATAACTTCCGTGATCCCGCTCATCCTCTAAAAGTCATTGTTGTCACGTCTAAATTGCTCACTGGTTTTGATGCTCCTATTTTGCAAGCAATGTATCTTGATAAACCTATTAAAGAACATAATTTACTACAGGCAATTTGTAGGACAAATCGCGTTTATCCAAGATCAGATGATCGTCCTGCAAAGACACATGGTCTCATCGTAGATTACATTGGCGTTTTTGATGAGGTCGCTAGGTCGCTTACAATCGTTGATGAAGAAATTAGGCGAGTTGTTGAAAATATTGATAAACTGCGTGATCAACTGTCACCCGCTGTAGAAAAATGCCTTCAATTTTTCCCTGATGTAGATCGAACAATAGGTGGATACGAAGGACTTATGGCGGCACAACAGTGTCTTCCAAATAACGATATAAGAGATCAATTTGCTGCGGATTTTTCTGTACTTGCACGATTGTGGGAAGCTCTTTCTCCTGATCCAGTAATAGTGCCACACCGGGAGGATTATCGTTGGTTATCTCAAGTGTATCAATCAGTCAAACCACCGAGTGGGCAAGGTAAGCTACTGTGGCACGCATTAGGTACTAAAACACTTGAATTAATCCATGAGAATGTTCATGTAGAGACAGTTCGTGATGATCTTGATACATTAGTGATGGATGCACAATTTCTAGAAGATTTGCTTAGTGGAAAAAACCCTGAGCAGGCGAAAATCCTTGAATTTAAGATTATTGCTCGATTGCAAAAGCACAAAAATGATCCCCAGTTTATTGCATTAGGTTATCGATTAGAAAAGTTAAGAGAAAAACATGAACGAGGTTTGGTAGCAAGTATTGAATTTTTGAAGACGTTGCTGGATATTGCGAAAGACGTTGTACGAGCAGAAAAATCAGTCGAAACTGTGATTGCTGCTCGTGAGGAAGAAGGAATAGCGGCTCTAACGGAGTTGCTTAACGCTATCAAAGGCGATGAAACACCCGTAATGGTGGAGCGCATTGTACAGGATATTGATGAAATTGTTCGAGTGGTTAGATTTCCAGGATGGCAACAAACTAATGCTGGTAAAAGAGAGGTGAAGCGTTCTTTACGGGGAGCACTACAAAAGTACCAGCTTCATAAGGATCAAGACCTCTTTGACAAAGCCTACGAGTACATTGAAGAATACTACTAA
- a CDS encoding OST-HTH/LOTUS domain-containing protein, with translation MGEFATSHHSGTWKRLRADLYYNWRELQEVALILRRYFPDLNIKSFGYKGLRRLVQAHPKTFQTRWDNPKKKRNATIFIRLTKDHTKSS, from the coding sequence ATTGGAGAATTTGCGACTTCGCATCATTCGGGAACATGGAAAAGACTACGAGCTGACCTGTATTACAATTGGCGAGAGCTTCAGGAAGTTGCACTCATCCTGCGTCGTTATTTCCCTGACCTCAACATCAAGTCGTTTGGTTACAAGGGTCTACGTCGTTTGGTGCAGGCACATCCTAAGACCTTCCAAACGCGCTGGGATAATCCTAAGAAGAAGCGTAATGCAACGATTTTTATCCGCTTGACCAAAGACCATACGAAGTCATCTTGA
- a CDS encoding single-stranded DNA-binding protein, with the protein MGTHIGITLTGHVGSEPQVRTVQTSTGEKQVATFSIAVNRTNGGGQQQTLWVRVNCWQNLASVATSYVKRGVLIQATGSWLRPSAWVDQNGNPQASLDMDVDRLILLERVENGEPEVAPDEIPF; encoded by the coding sequence ATGGGAACGCATATTGGTATCACATTGACCGGACACGTTGGAAGCGAACCACAGGTACGCACCGTACAAACCAGCACTGGCGAAAAACAAGTTGCCACCTTCTCCATCGCAGTCAATCGCACCAATGGTGGTGGACAGCAACAAACGCTCTGGGTGCGTGTGAACTGCTGGCAAAATCTCGCATCAGTGGCGACCAGCTATGTGAAACGCGGAGTCCTAATTCAGGCAACGGGTTCGTGGTTACGCCCGAGTGCATGGGTTGACCAGAACGGCAATCCTCAAGCCAGTCTCGACATGGATGTTGATCGTCTGATCCTGCTGGAACGTGTCGAAAATGGCGAACCCGAAGTTGCCCCGGACGAAATTCCCTTCTAA